The Trichosurus vulpecula isolate mTriVul1 chromosome 3, mTriVul1.pri, whole genome shotgun sequence genome includes a window with the following:
- the POP4 gene encoding ribonuclease P protein subunit p29 has product MSSDEAGRGSGMKRLIYQAFSQEEAKELDIQHQGSHKAEAFVKAFLKQSMPHLTEAKLDDYLHRKAVVLEYLPPKKPKERQRKSKGFSAKQRRELRLFEIRPEEQRYSLFLPLHNLWKQYIRDLCNGLKPDTQPQMIQAKLLKADLHGAIITVTKSKCPSYVGITGILLQEMKHVFKIITKDDKLKVIPKLNCVFTVEIDGFISYIYGSKFQLRSSERSAKKFKAKGTIDL; this is encoded by the exons ATGTCATCAGACGAGGCCGGAAGGGGCTCGGGGATGAAGC GCTTGATTTACCAAGCTTTCTCTCAAGAAGAGGCCAAAGAACTCGATATTCAG CACCAGGGATCCCACAAGGCCGAGGCCTTTGTGAAAGCCTTCCTCAAGCAAAGCATGCCCCATCTGACAGAAGCCAAACTCGATGACTACCTGCATCGAAAAGCCGTCGTGCTAGAGTACCTTCCCCCGAAAAagcccaaagaaaggcaaagaaagtcCAAAGGCTTCTCTGCAAAGCAGAGGAGAGAGTTGCGCCTCTTTGAAATCAGACCAGAGGAGCAAAG ATACAGCCTGTTTCTCCCTCTGCATAATCTCTGGAAACAATATATCCGGGACTTGTGCAATGGTCTCAAGCCAGACAC GCAGCCACAGATGATTCAAGCCAAGTTGTTAAAAGCAGATCTTCATGGTGCTATTATTACAG TTACAAAATCTAAATGCCCCTCTTACGTTGGTATTACGGGAATTCTTCTTCAAGAAATGAAACACGTCTTCAAAATTATCACCAAAGATGACAAATTAAAAG TTATTCCCAAGTTAAACTGTGTGTTTACTGTGGAGATCGATGGCTTCATTTCCTATATTTATGGGAGCAAGTTCCAACTTCGATCAAGTGAGCGTTCTGCAAAGAAGTTCAAAGCTAAAGGAACAATTGACCTATGA